The nucleotide sequence TTGACGTCGCCACCAAACGCAGAATTCTCAATCGCACTTTCCAAATTCCCGCAAAATGCTGATAGCGACTCGATTCTCACGGTGCAAAACCGACCAATGGAGCAGAAATACCACACCCGCGCGTTGCCGGCTCTCCGGACTCCACAAAGCAAGCGTTTCAAGTCGCAACACACAGAAGTAGACAACGCGACCCCTCCCTTCGCCATGATCGTCACGCCCAACCTCCTCGCGCCGAAGCTAAACTCCTAAAGCCCAACGATGAATTCGAGGACACACAGCCCGTGACATGACTCGTTTGGTCATGCCAGCTGCTTCGTCTCCACGCCTTATAAACCCCCCAGGGATGCAATGCAACCTCAGACACCAGCACACACGACACGACAACCTAATTAACGAAGCTTGCTAGCAGCTAGCCATGGCGGAGAGGGAGGGAGCGGTGGTGAAGAAGGGGCATGAGGAGGGCCTGAAGCTGGCGGCGTCGCTGCTGGAGGAGTTCGGGCTGCCCCTGGGCCTGCTGCCGCTGGCGGACGTGATCGAGGTCGGCTTCGTGCGGGCCACCGGCTACATGTGGATCGCGCAGCAGAAGAAGGTGGAGCACCGCTTCAAGATAGTGAGCAAGCAGGTGAGCTATGACGTGGAGATCACCGGCTACGTCAAGCCCAAGTGCATCAAGAAGCTCAAGGGCGTCAAGGCCAAGGAGCTCATGCTGTGGCCGCCGGTCAACGAGATCACCGTCGACGACCCGCCCACCGGCAAGATCGTCTTCAGGAGCCTCGCCGGCGTCACCAAGACCTTCCCCGTCGAGGCCTTCGCCGCGGGCCAGTAGGCGCGCCCGGGCCGCAGCATTTCCGTATTTATACCGCGGCTTTGGCTTCGTTGAAGACTACTACTACTACCTGGCGCCGGGGTACTGGCTACTGAAGCGGCTGCATTCGTTTAATTTCGCGAGTTTGATGTTCTCAAGGCTACGACCAAGCCTTGTACTATCGTATCGTTACAAGTGTGTCAGTGTCAGCGTTGTACTTTCAACCGTGCTTATAAACGGGTTTGGTGGATTCTACTTCTTTTTTCGCGAATATGCAAAGCTTGCGTGTCATTTTATTGATAGAAATTAGAATAGTACGAGATGTGGTACAACACATGACACGGGCACAAGGGCGTGAACATGTTGTCCGAAGCAGAGAGACATGGGATGCTCGGTCCAAACAAAGAAAAAACACGGCTAAACTCGCCATCCTGAGAACTAGCCCAAACCAATAACATGATGACCAACATCTCTAGATTCAGAACCGAGGACACCGCGAGCAACCAAGACGACGCCTTCATGAAAGAGAGCGACGCCGAAACGCCATCGCCGTCTGATGCTCGAAGAGGGGCATAGACGACGGCCGTGACAACGCCTCCAAGAGAGACGGCGCCCGCGGGTCATCATCAACGCATCTTGTGTCTCCTTGTACATGTTTTTCTTGAtaagtttttttgctttttgaggAAGCATTAGAACCATcttgtatatatatataatgaggacATTGAGTAAAATTTCATTAACTATATGAGAAATGCAATAAACTAACTATATTACTTGTTATCATATGCTGATCCGAAAACAACATGTCCACTTCGATCTGAAAGATCTCAGATGAATTTTTCTATGGAGAAGAATCATATGAATGTCTCTGAGATAGTGCTTTTGCAATATCACTCCAAACTAATTTTTTTATTGTCCAGTTGAACAAACGAGTTCATATAGAAAAAAAAACAGTTCATAAAGAATTCGGCACAAGTTAATCCCAATTGAGTAGACATCAGCCCATGCTTCTTAATTTTTGAAATCAAACAACAACGCGATGGTTCCTAATTTTCGGATGCAAAGTGAAAATTATGTTCATTGTGTCTACAGGTTTTCTGCCGGGAGCAAGGAAGAGTATAAATCTCAAAATCAATACAGCCCTAGAGAATTCGATAAGAAAGGAGCAAAACGATCCTTACCAGAACCTGAAGCCTACTGGCGTGCTCCTCCTCCGTCGCTGCTGCCCTTCGGCACCGCTGGCGGCGATGACGCGGCGTCCAACAGTAGAGCTTTCGCTGAAAAGCTCGGGCAAACGGGCCAGCCTATAACCAGACAACGCGACCACCTGACCTAGCTCCTGAGTATGGCACAAGTGCAGCGCAAATCTTAAAGTACAATGTACAACGATAAATCTGTTTTTTTTCCTTCAAAATTTCCAACAATTCTTGCAAACAATTGTGAATGATTTTcctcaaatatatttgaaaatcATTAATAAATATCGAAATTCAAACAAAAATTTAAAACCTGAAAATTTATTGAAAACGTGAACAAAATTTCGAAATTCCAAACGTTTGTTGTTTTTGTTTATACATTTTTCTTTTGTAAAAtatatattgaacattttttatatacgttgaacaatttctaaatacaaattgaacatttttgtgatatactcTGAAAAATACTTAAATACATGTTGAACAATTTCTAAATatatattgaacatttttgtactatgtgttgaacaatttttaaatacacatttaacattttgtgATATGTGTTGAACAATATTTAAATTTACATTGAACAGTTTTGTATAAAAAATTTGGAATTCATATCTTTGTTCTAATGATAGAACACAATTTTGAAAAGAGAACaaagtaaaaagaaaataaaagaaacaaaaagggaaacagaaaacaaacagaaacagaaaaaacagCGATGCgtacctgggccggcccaactcGGAGCGCCTTCAGCGAAGAAGCCCTGACATTTGGACGCTCACGAGCGTCATATAGGATCCACCGGCGATGACCTTGCAGAGAGCTCCTCGCCAGCGCCTTCAGCGCCCGCTGCGTCGCTTGCATGGGCTTGGCCCAGCAATGCGCGCTGGCTCCCGCTCGCTAGCCGCCCACTCGATCGCTCGATCGCTGGTTCACGCAGCAGGCTCGATCGCTTTTTTTTTCTTCCCCAGAATTGCTACATTATGTCATGATTTCTCTTAGGAAAAAACCAACAGGTTTTCTACAGTACATACTCTGGTTCTtaggaaaaagttcattgaattcgaaaaaaagttcaccgaatttacaaaaaagttcatcaattttgaaaaaaaattgtcgaatacgaaaaaaagttcatcaaatttgaaaaagttcatcgaatatgaaaaaagttcatcgattttgaagaaaagttcattgaatataaaaaaaagttcatcgaatatgaaaaaagttcatcgattttgaagaaaggttcatcgaattcaaaaaaaagttcatttgattcaaaaaaagttcatcaaatttgaaaacaaaatCGTCGAAtacgaaaaaagttcatcaaatttgaaaaaagttcatcgaatttaaaaaagttcatataATATGAAAAACatttcatcgattttgaagaaaagttcatcggatttgaaaaaagttcatcgaatttggaaaaaagttcatcagattcaaaaaaagttcatcgaagttaAAAAAGTTCGccagatttgaaaaaaaaatcatcgattatggaaaaagttcattgaatttgtaaACAAAAACTTCATCCATTTTCCGGAAAAAAAGTGAAGAAATATTTTTTTCTCGGatttaaaaaaaaaggaaaaagaaaaggcgaAAGAAGAAAGTGTAGAAAAGATGTATATTATCATATCAAGCTTGGTGGCGCGGTGGTTGTTGAGTCGTCTCACGTATTGTTAGCTCGGTGGTTCGATTCTCAGTCAAGAGCGGTCTTTTTTGCGCTATAAAAACATATAGCGAACGTCGTGATGAGCCGGCCCGTTAGTAGCGAACGAAGGGAGGGGGGTGCACCCGATTATGAAAATAGTTGTATCGGGTGCAACAGGCGCCGAATAGGATTTGGCGACCTTGCAGCGATTGGGGAAAACGTGGGCGTTCTACGCTGGGAGGGCTTTGGGAACTATGGTCAGGCAGGCCGGCCGGCCCATGTCCAGAGCCCCATTGTGCGATCACAAGGAAAAAGCAAAACCTACgtactttttttttttgagaaatctcgccTTCTTATTCATTCTTTTTTTTAGGATTCCTGCTTATTCATTCAAAACGATTGTGATAGGTTcaaggtttttttttttgaggaacctgCATACTATTGTTGCTCGTGGTGTTGTCTCGCCGGCTATGGCCCTATCGCAAACCTGCTGCGTGCCTCTTGGGGCATGTCCTATCGGAAGCCTGCGTACCCCTAGCAGGGGCCCCTCGATTCTgggggccggggcggccgcccccccccccccccccccccgcccctcccCAAGGCCAGCCCTGGTATGCCCGTCATGTTTGGTTTGGTTATATCGGCAAAAAAAAAAACCTGTAAACATTGTAGAGTTTAGCGAGAGTGTCTAATAAAAGGTGTTTTCTTTTTTATAAAACGTAACACTTTTACCACTTATTATGGATGGATGGACCAAAAAATCAAATAAACGTATAGATAAAAAAATAGCATGCAGACTGCGAGCGGGCAGATGGACGTGCAGATGAGTAACCGAACTGGCCAAACTATTGTGCCATGGCCGATGCGCTGCACCCTATGCGCTATACCGGCAGTATAGCGCTTTAGGCGTTCTAGAGGAGCTTATGCCAGGGACAtgtgaaatcactaattaagggttACTTCTTGCAAAGGTTACTCTCATATTTTTAGATGTTCATAAGTGGCACGCTCGATGTGCTCCATTTATTGCAATCTGAGAGTTTTTTTTGTTGATTCGTTTATTAAAACGTTTATCTCTCGAACTGTGTCTCTAAATTCCAAAACATTTTTCAGTGTTGGATTATTTTTAAAATTAGATCTTATGTTAATagatttcgacaaacttttttcagaagaaaaaaacgaAGAACAAAAGAAACCGAAAACCAAAAAATAATCTGCAACAGAAAAGAATGACGAGAAAACGAAAGAGGAAAACGAAAGCCGgaacttttttttttgcttttttttccttgtgcttctcgcggaagaaatCCGGGCCTCCACGGGAAGCAAATATATACTTCTCGTGGAAGTACTTTTTTTCAATTTCAAGAGGCACATCTATGTTTTCCGTGGAAGCAAATCTGTGCATCTTGTGAAAGCATAGTTTTCTTTTCAAGAAGCATAGTTATGCTTTATGCGAAATCAAATATGTGCCTCCACGAAAAGCAAAATCTATACTAGTCATGCAAGCATGGATTTTCTTTTTCCAGAATCACAGTTGTATTTCTCATGGAAACAAATCTGTGCTTACACCAGAAGCAAAGATTTTTTCTTTGCGGAAACAAATGCCTAtatgcttctcgtggaagcacataTGTTTTTCTCTTCTCATGAAAGCAAATTTGTGCTTCTCGTGAGAGAGAAAAATCATACaactttttttttttgctttttcctcTCCTAAAGCTAGGGAAAACCGGATAAAAACCAAATAAAGTCAAAACACCCATTTAAAACCAGAAAGCTCATAcagaaaaaaaacagagaaaacatCCAGCACACGACATGTGACGGCGGCTAAATGCACCACTTGGCGTCCTCTCAAGACACCAAAGGTGACCCTTGAAGATCCCCGCAAGGGGTAGCATCCAGTTAGTTGCTCTCGGAACATTTAGATACATTATAACCGCGCATCTTTCCAGCCCTCTCAGACCACTATTGTTTTTGGCCATCGGATCTGCACTAATAGGCATTTGTGGCCGTTGGATCTATTTCTTTTAACCCGGCAAGGCTTCATCGACGAACAGAGGGCACCGCACAGGCTGGGCCGCTGCTCCGGAAACAAAATCAGGGCTCTTCTGTTGTTTGGACCTATGAGCCTTGCCTCTGCGACAACGATGCCGGCAAAAAGCTCAGCATACCTAGCCTCCGACAGAGCGAGCATTCCCAGCGGCCGGGCAGTCGGGCTCATGGGTCTGTGCGATGCAACAGACCTACGCCCCGTCGGCCATGCGATGGCCACTGCACCTTTGGTCCGACCGAGGAGCGACAGGGTCACCTCGCTAGGCGACGCTACGAGGAGATAACGGGGCAGGGAAGTGTTGTCTTCAATTGGTGTATAATTCAGTAGTAATTGAGATTGTATATTACAATTGCTGCTACCATTAATAGCGATTGATGCGGACCAAGCGATATTAACTGGCAGTTTGGCACTTCAAGCGTCCCGTGATGGCGAGTAATGGCGATGAAGCTCATACTCCCTTTCTGTAACCGTCACCGACAGTGTAGCTGCGTTACTTTAGAGTCCTCCATATATTTTGCTCCTTGCCTGTTGCTTCATCTCTTCTATATGGCATTTCCTTCCACTACTAGCTTCTCCCTCCTGGTCCATTTGGCTCTTCGGATCAATGTTTGCTTAATGAGGGATTGGTTTGTTTGCTTGCTAGATAGATGGAGTATTCCCTTGTGATTAATAGTCTTGGGCGTTGGATGATCTTGCTTCGTACACTAAATTGTGTTTCTGTGGTGCTTGAGGTGACAACTATGATCATGACCTTTCTGTGGTATGATTTGCTGCACCCTGCTCCCATCGAAGTTTGGACATGGCTTCTAGGAGGTTAGCTTTCTTTATTCCCTGTAATTCTTTATCTTTGTTCCTTCCAAGAAATGTAATTGGTCTAGAGTGCATAGTATAGAACTAAGCCATCATATTATGTTGCTTACTTGGGGGTGTCTTCACATGAAGGACATTTGAAATTTGGTATCCAATTAGGCATATATTAGCTTTTGTAAATCGACAAGGCGTAGTGTTAGATGAAGCTATAATACACTATGCATAATCCAATTTGAAATCACATTTTCTGCATGGTCTCTTACTTTCTTTTTCCCACTATCAACTGTGCCACAAATTACT is from Triticum aestivum cultivar Chinese Spring chromosome 3A, IWGSC CS RefSeq v2.1, whole genome shotgun sequence and encodes:
- the LOC123058413 gene encoding uncharacterized protein; this translates as MAEREGAVVKKGHEEGLKLAASLLEEFGLPLGLLPLADVIEVGFVRATGYMWIAQQKKVEHRFKIVSKQVSYDVEITGYVKPKCIKKLKGVKAKELMLWPPVNEITVDDPPTGKIVFRSLAGVTKTFPVEAFAAGQ